In Chryseobacterium geocarposphaerae, the following are encoded in one genomic region:
- a CDS encoding HAD family hydrolase, translating into MKKLYCFDFDGTLTYKDTMFMYLKFYNPAKYRMQFLKHVPLFILLKLKLAPTEKVKKSFIGSILKGQSQEKIEKKSKQFFEHHYPKIVRENALDFINNIDRNNTQSLLVTASLDIWAKPFADAFQMQLISTRAEFKNGIFTGNFIGKNCNGKEKLERIKEEIDHKKYDKIIAFGDTSGDKPMLKWANEGHYQFFH; encoded by the coding sequence ATGAAAAAATTGTATTGTTTTGACTTTGACGGAACACTTACTTATAAAGATACCATGTTTATGTATCTTAAGTTTTACAATCCTGCCAAATACCGCATGCAATTTTTAAAACATGTGCCGCTTTTTATTCTGTTAAAATTAAAGCTTGCCCCAACCGAAAAGGTGAAAAAAAGCTTTATAGGTTCAATTTTAAAGGGGCAATCTCAGGAAAAAATTGAAAAAAAATCCAAGCAGTTCTTTGAACATCATTACCCTAAAATTGTAAGAGAAAACGCTTTGGATTTTATTAATAATATCGATAGAAATAATACACAAAGTTTATTGGTTACCGCTTCATTGGATATCTGGGCAAAACCTTTTGCCGATGCATTCCAAATGCAGCTGATTTCTACCCGTGCAGAGTTTAAAAACGGCATTTTTACAGGAAATTTCATTGGCAAAAATTGCAATGGAAAAGAAAAGCTGGAAAGAATAAAAGAAGAGATCGACCATAAAAAATACGATAAAATAATAGCCTTTGGTGACACCTCCGGCGACAAGCCGATGCTAAAATGGGCAAATGAAGGACATTACCAATTTTTTCACTAA